In Halanaeroarchaeum sp. HSR-CO, one DNA window encodes the following:
- a CDS encoding DUF3592 domain-containing protein: MEFSFSGPSGPLRIVLAIIVGLGAMGYGGYMYTAQSSAVESTETVEATIVSTSIEEIDNRKGSDEYSPHATFTYTYEGEQYTSSDMYPGDVAHEFPTKEDAQAQLDGYDSGATVSAYVPTNSPGDAFLQDETSNKPLFIAGLGAFLAFGTVISVFRS, encoded by the coding sequence ATGGAATTCAGTTTCAGTGGCCCGTCCGGTCCGCTGCGGATAGTTCTCGCTATTATCGTAGGACTTGGTGCAATGGGGTACGGAGGATACATGTATACAGCCCAATCCTCGGCAGTAGAATCGACAGAGACGGTCGAGGCAACCATCGTATCGACATCGATCGAAGAAATCGATAACCGAAAAGGCTCCGACGAGTACAGTCCCCACGCGACGTTTACCTATACCTATGAAGGGGAACAATATACGTCGTCAGACATGTATCCCGGTGACGTCGCTCACGAATTTCCCACGAAAGAAGACGCACAGGCACAGTTAGATGGATATGACTCCGGGGCAACCGTCTCTGCGTATGTCCCAACTAACTCTCCAGGAGACGCGTTTCTCCAGGATGAAACCAGTAACAAACCACTGTTCATCGCTGGACTCGGCGCCTTCCTTGCATTTGGGACGGTGATTTCGGTGTTCAGGAGCTAG
- a CDS encoding peptidase: MIPLQTAPPSIGTTISMFVGLALVGGLLGAIGSAVVRQLKNPVGKYRLLYAAVLFPYALLAYGVFSLTGFGTAVLTALPSTPELVTRVLAEFVTFLATGCVWIVSYLPTVRGIRDVRDVELDTRTSIRKMTRYVIGLSALLTVVLAPLQVVSIESSPLILAVGLLALVLGMLYAAPWLIAVLRSTSTPTGDTADRVHSLSDRAGLSVRDVRILDSENEQTADTLVRGPPTYRRLFVTSTFLDAFDDDTATALLAIEAGQLRTHVFEIKVGTVLVAGIALVASLIGTGPRWPLLALSFGAVLIGFWLARRQIRAADEYAAQRVGRTAVADALAEYADVHALEPTRRRIPNPLSIKVALGDRINRLRTSGGA, encoded by the coding sequence ATGATCCCCCTCCAAACGGCGCCGCCCTCGATTGGCACAACTATTTCTATGTTCGTCGGTCTCGCACTCGTTGGTGGTCTTCTCGGCGCTATCGGTAGCGCGGTTGTCCGACAGCTCAAAAACCCCGTTGGAAAGTACCGATTGTTGTATGCAGCTGTCCTTTTCCCATACGCACTGCTCGCCTATGGAGTGTTCTCCCTCACCGGATTCGGTACAGCCGTCCTCACAGCGCTGCCCTCCACTCCCGAACTCGTAACGCGAGTACTCGCGGAATTCGTCACGTTCCTCGCAACCGGCTGTGTCTGGATTGTCTCGTATCTTCCAACGGTACGGGGGATCCGCGACGTGCGTGACGTAGAGCTTGATACCAGAACGTCGATTCGGAAGATGACTCGGTATGTCATCGGGTTGAGCGCCCTTCTCACCGTGGTGTTGGCACCACTGCAGGTGGTCTCGATTGAGTCCTCACCACTCATCCTTGCCGTTGGACTCCTAGCACTCGTTCTCGGGATGCTGTACGCGGCACCGTGGCTCATCGCAGTGCTTCGTTCGACATCGACCCCGACTGGAGACACTGCCGATCGCGTGCATAGCCTTTCTGATCGCGCAGGTCTAAGCGTTCGAGACGTGCGCATTCTCGACAGCGAAAACGAGCAAACAGCGGACACGCTCGTCCGTGGCCCACCGACCTATCGGCGTCTTTTTGTAACGAGTACGTTTCTTGACGCCTTCGACGACGATACCGCTACCGCGTTGCTGGCGATTGAGGCAGGACAACTTCGAACCCACGTTTTTGAGATAAAGGTCGGGACTGTTCTCGTAGCTGGCATCGCCCTGGTCGCTTCCCTCATCGGTACTGGCCCTCGATGGCCGTTACTCGCGCTCTCATTTGGTGCGGTGCTCATTGGCTTCTGGCTCGCTCGGCGGCAGATTCGCGCGGCTGACGAGTATGCCGCCCAACGGGTCGGGCGAACGGCCGTTGCTGATGCACTCGCTGAGTATGCTGACGTACACGCGCTCGAACCGACACGAAGACGCATTCCGAACCCGCTTTCAATCAAGGTCGCACTCGGAGACCGAATCAATCGACTTCGCACATCGGGGGGTGCGTAA
- a CDS encoding PH domain-containing protein translates to MTESIDPAIPLDTNESVEWTGRPRITTILPTVVTGVLLVVIGIGGSVTGESALFLALIPLGVAIPVWKYFALQGIQYVITDEALYVKRGVLTRSVTQSNLETVQNSSFGQDITGSIFGYGTVTFEIAGGGDISFRAIEDPRAIRALADRTASNDDGIGGGEQSESVIPGDMAQWKQIRDEIRAIRRSLQG, encoded by the coding sequence ATGACGGAGTCGATCGACCCGGCTATCCCGCTCGATACCAACGAATCGGTCGAGTGGACCGGCCGTCCACGGATCACTACCATTCTTCCAACAGTCGTGACCGGCGTTCTCCTCGTCGTGATCGGGATTGGCGGCAGTGTCACTGGAGAGTCTGCGCTCTTCCTCGCACTCATTCCACTCGGAGTGGCGATACCGGTCTGGAAGTATTTCGCTCTCCAGGGTATACAGTACGTGATTACGGACGAAGCACTCTACGTGAAACGTGGCGTCTTGACCCGGTCTGTCACACAGTCGAACCTCGAAACCGTCCAGAACAGCTCCTTTGGCCAGGATATTACTGGGTCGATCTTTGGATACGGCACAGTCACGTTCGAAATTGCTGGGGGCGGCGACATTTCGTTCCGGGCGATCGAAGACCCTCGTGCAATTCGAGCGCTCGCGGACCGAACCGCATCGAACGACGATGGTATCGGTGGAGGCGAACAGAGCGAATCCGTAATCCCTGGAGATATGGCCCAGTGGAAGCAAATTCGAGACGAGATACGTGCGATTCGTCGCTCTCTCCAAGGATAG
- a CDS encoding PH domain-containing protein gives MSEPSTIDPETADWLTLDEDEEIVWSGKPHESSLIPALVVGVPLAIVLVGIFIIAGSYLQRENTQYVVTTDGLYKKTGVLSRDVQRIDFGKVQNTSYSQGFFGSRFGYGNVDISTAGGSGIEMQFRAVPEPREVQERINKRVKGSRGEPTTESGETKRDVLDDILVELREIHTTLETQQESAGASTATASNIGTASDEQSAGDDDTSQNATIRSNQKDENSTADQASDDGQ, from the coding sequence ATGTCCGAGCCCTCCACAATCGACCCAGAAACTGCAGACTGGTTAACGCTCGACGAGGACGAAGAGATTGTTTGGTCTGGAAAACCACACGAGAGTAGCTTGATCCCGGCGCTTGTCGTCGGAGTGCCTCTTGCTATCGTGCTCGTAGGGATATTCATCATCGCCGGGTCCTATCTCCAGCGCGAGAATACGCAATACGTTGTGACGACCGATGGGCTATACAAGAAGACGGGAGTCCTCTCACGGGACGTCCAGCGCATCGATTTCGGAAAAGTCCAGAACACGTCCTACAGTCAGGGATTCTTCGGTTCTCGATTCGGCTACGGAAACGTCGATATCTCGACTGCTGGCGGCTCCGGTATCGAGATGCAGTTCCGAGCAGTCCCCGAACCGCGCGAGGTTCAGGAACGCATCAACAAACGAGTGAAGGGTAGCCGTGGTGAACCGACGACGGAATCGGGTGAAACCAAGCGTGACGTTCTTGACGATATCCTCGTCGAACTCAGAGAGATCCACACGACCCTCGAAACACAACAAGAGAGTGCAGGAGCCTCAACGGCCACGGCGTCCAACATCGGCACTGCGTCGGACGAACAATCGGCTGGTGATGACGACACCAGCCAAAATGCGACCATACGTAGCAACCAGAAAGACGAGAACTCTACTGCCGACCAAGCGTCTGATGATGGACAGTAG
- a CDS encoding winged helix-turn-helix domain-containing protein — MASAFPHQPPVTHAPRKQTNIVVDRDEPADVLQVLSSESAQEILATLKSGPRAASEIAKSVNQSVQNVSYHLDRLCEAELITAIDTWYSEKGREMTVYALATEQLVVQFDDSYD, encoded by the coding sequence ATGGCCAGCGCCTTCCCACACCAGCCCCCAGTCACCCACGCGCCCCGTAAACAAACGAACATCGTCGTTGACCGAGACGAGCCAGCCGACGTGCTCCAAGTCCTTTCCTCCGAGTCAGCACAGGAGATCCTGGCGACCCTCAAATCGGGACCCAGAGCGGCATCAGAGATCGCCAAGTCAGTCAACCAATCGGTTCAGAACGTTTCATATCACCTGGACCGGCTTTGCGAAGCGGAACTTATCACGGCAATTGATACTTGGTACTCCGAGAAAGGTAGAGAAATGACTGTATACGCTCTCGCCACCGAACAACTCGTCGTCCAATTCGACGATAGTTACGATTAA
- a CDS encoding GbsR/MarR family transcriptional regulator has translation MNKDNRAIARERVVESMEQSAEVYGLSRSAGRIYGVLYFSDEPLSIPELVDETGYAKSTISNVTRTLTRVGLIHRRSSEGGGRRVRYTAEREIWFILQNVFQQYVQREIQTTLRTIQRAQAQLSEDSETETERIEELQETYEDLQEIVTLASEFTTEELRDALESYDH, from the coding sequence ATGAATAAAGATAATCGCGCCATAGCGCGCGAACGTGTCGTTGAGTCGATGGAACAGTCGGCAGAAGTCTACGGTCTCAGTCGAAGCGCAGGCCGTATCTACGGGGTGCTATACTTCTCAGACGAGCCACTTTCGATCCCGGAACTCGTCGACGAGACTGGCTACGCGAAATCGACGATTAGCAACGTCACCCGAACACTAACCCGGGTCGGGCTCATTCATCGTCGATCATCGGAGGGGGGCGGCCGACGTGTGCGGTATACGGCCGAGCGTGAAATCTGGTTCATCCTCCAGAATGTATTTCAACAGTACGTTCAGCGGGAGATTCAAACAACGCTACGGACGATTCAGCGCGCGCAGGCACAACTCTCTGAGGATAGCGAAACCGAGACCGAACGAATCGAAGAGCTCCAAGAAACCTACGAAGATCTACAAGAGATCGTCACACTCGCGTCGGAGTTTACAACCGAGGAACTCCGAGACGCTCTCGAATCATACGATCATTAG
- a CDS encoding DUF6159 family protein has product MARRSGRVLRAHPKLLVFPLIGGLSGIAFIVTLFGSLLLTDSIQDPGLVLYVALFVAYLVETFVASFFTAALVAATRTVFHGEEPSIRGSLAAAWQRKLPLFAWSLVAALVGVLIRLIESEDNLVAQVLAGVFAVAWSVMTYFVVPVIVFRNPSVTEMFSESANTFKDTWGESIGAMAAIDIFSFLFALVGLGLGFLTFAVTGGTSIQLLATVLIGGSAFVFGLLLGKALSGVAKTALYIYATERTAPEFFDDMDFSAFGGDNSASTRGLGNHIGGPENG; this is encoded by the coding sequence ATGGCACGCCGGAGCGGCCGCGTGCTCAGAGCCCATCCAAAATTGCTGGTGTTCCCGCTGATTGGTGGCCTCTCGGGTATCGCGTTCATCGTAACATTGTTCGGGAGTCTTCTCCTTACGGACTCTATTCAGGACCCCGGGCTGGTGCTGTATGTCGCATTGTTCGTAGCCTACCTCGTCGAGACGTTCGTCGCGTCGTTTTTCACTGCGGCCCTCGTCGCAGCGACACGCACGGTCTTCCACGGCGAAGAACCGTCGATTCGCGGGTCTCTGGCCGCCGCCTGGCAGCGGAAGCTGCCGCTGTTCGCCTGGTCGCTCGTCGCTGCTCTCGTTGGCGTGCTCATCCGGCTCATCGAATCTGAGGATAACCTCGTGGCGCAGGTCCTCGCTGGCGTCTTCGCTGTGGCATGGAGCGTCATGACCTACTTCGTCGTCCCCGTCATCGTCTTTCGTAACCCATCCGTCACGGAGATGTTCTCGGAAAGCGCTAATACGTTCAAAGACACGTGGGGGGAGTCTATTGGTGCGATGGCCGCTATCGACATCTTCTCGTTCCTGTTCGCGCTCGTCGGTCTCGGACTCGGTTTCCTCACATTTGCTGTGACCGGTGGCACGAGTATCCAGCTATTAGCGACAGTGCTAATCGGTGGCTCCGCATTCGTCTTCGGCCTCCTGCTCGGGAAAGCACTCAGCGGCGTCGCCAAGACAGCGCTGTACATCTACGCGACTGAACGCACTGCGCCAGAATTTTTCGACGACATGGACTTCAGTGCGTTTGGCGGTGACAACTCGGCGTCCACCCGCGGGTTGGGAAATCATATCGGCGGTCCGGAGAATGGGTGA
- a CDS encoding ABC transporter ATP-binding protein, with product MDTQPAISTDDLTKTYSNTTAVDSLNLTIEQGAVYGFLGPNGAGKTTTIRMLTALLPPTSGSGRVEGASITDREALIEYIGYLPESPPIHEEFTAREQLEYHGGLRNMTPAAIDDRIETLLARFELTDAADERIATYSKGMRQKTGLIQAIMHDPEVVFLDEPTSGLDPRAARTVQETITKLATGDTTVFLSTHILPVVEDIATCVGILYEGDLVAEGHPSELTNRKAIEEDQTLEDVFLEVTTEDDYRAKESTSE from the coding sequence ATGGATACTCAACCAGCAATCAGCACGGACGATTTGACGAAGACGTACAGCAACACGACAGCCGTCGATAGCCTCAATCTCACAATCGAACAGGGAGCAGTGTACGGATTCCTCGGTCCGAACGGTGCGGGAAAAACGACGACAATTCGGATGCTGACGGCGTTACTGCCTCCGACCAGTGGCTCCGGACGCGTCGAGGGGGCATCAATCACAGACCGCGAGGCACTCATTGAATACATCGGCTACCTGCCCGAGTCACCACCGATCCACGAGGAGTTCACTGCCCGGGAACAACTCGAATACCACGGCGGGCTACGCAATATGACTCCAGCTGCCATCGACGACCGGATCGAAACACTCCTCGCCCGATTCGAGTTGACCGACGCTGCCGACGAGCGGATCGCCACGTACTCAAAAGGGATGCGACAGAAAACCGGGTTAATTCAGGCGATTATGCACGATCCGGAAGTGGTCTTTCTCGACGAGCCAACGTCCGGGCTTGATCCGCGTGCCGCCCGAACAGTACAGGAGACGATTACGAAGTTGGCCACAGGAGATACCACAGTGTTCCTCTCGACGCACATTCTCCCCGTCGTCGAGGATATTGCGACTTGTGTCGGCATCCTCTACGAGGGTGACCTTGTCGCGGAGGGCCACCCCAGCGAACTCACTAACCGCAAAGCAATTGAGGAAGATCAAACGCTCGAAGACGTTTTCCTCGAAGTCACAACCGAAGACGACTACCGTGCGAAGGAATCCACCTCGGAGTAA
- a CDS encoding sensor domain-containing protein — translation MPSTGDRKHTVPGVIAAVIGPILSGQTYRNLSYLVLAFPLMMLYWPLFGFGLFLGTLLSIVLVGIVILVLMVFVVRMLVTLERWLANSLLTVSLEAPDDVTLRSGTGRNIRGYIEAASTWRGFGFLSLKGFLGIIGLMLAYGLVQGLTLLSAVVRRPLKVSFGEVNGNPVIWTIETVPETALAMGTGAILVLLVLHLANGFGYVAERMAMSLLGSSVEGSDIE, via the coding sequence ATGCCCTCCACTGGCGATCGGAAACACACAGTTCCAGGTGTTATTGCCGCTGTAATTGGTCCGATACTTTCTGGACAGACCTACAGGAACCTGTCCTATCTGGTCTTGGCGTTCCCTCTCATGATGCTGTACTGGCCCCTGTTCGGCTTTGGCCTGTTTCTCGGGACCCTACTCTCAATTGTGCTTGTGGGAATCGTCATCTTGGTCCTGATGGTCTTCGTGGTGCGAATGCTCGTCACTCTGGAACGGTGGCTTGCGAACTCCCTACTTACGGTTTCTTTAGAGGCGCCAGATGATGTCACCCTCAGGAGTGGGACTGGCAGAAACATTCGTGGATATATCGAGGCGGCGAGCACCTGGCGTGGTTTCGGATTTCTGTCATTGAAGGGTTTCCTCGGTATCATCGGGCTCATGCTTGCCTATGGGTTGGTGCAGGGATTGACATTACTCTCGGCAGTGGTTCGCCGTCCCCTCAAAGTCAGTTTCGGTGAGGTGAATGGTAACCCTGTAATCTGGACGATCGAAACAGTCCCCGAGACCGCTCTGGCAATGGGAACCGGTGCGATTCTCGTACTTCTCGTACTGCACCTGGCTAATGGCTTCGGGTATGTCGCCGAACGAATGGCGATGTCACTATTAGGAAGTTCGGTGGAGGGATCAGATATCGAGTAA